From one Acinonyx jubatus isolate Ajub_Pintada_27869175 chromosome B1, VMU_Ajub_asm_v1.0, whole genome shotgun sequence genomic stretch:
- the FBXO8 gene encoding F-box only protein 8, with the protein MGQGLWRVARNQQLQHEGYSEQGYLSREQSRRMAASSISNTSHRKQVQGGIDIYHLLKARKSKEQEGFINLEMLPPELSFTILSYLNATDLCLASCVWQDLANDELLWQGLCKSTWGHCSIYNKNPPLGFSFRKLYMQLDEGSLTFNANPEEGVNYFMSKGILDDSPKEIAKFIFCTRTLNWKKLRIYLDERRDVLDDLVTLHNFRNQFLPNALREFFRHIHAPEERGEYLETLITKFSHRFCACNPDLMRELGLSPDAVYVLCYSLILLSIDLTSPHVKNKMSKREFIRNTRRAAQNISEDFVGHLYDNIYLIGHVAA; encoded by the exons ATGGGTCAGGGGCTGTGGAGAGTGGCCAGAAACCAGCAGCTACAGCACGAAGGTTACAGTGAGCAAGGCTACCTcagcagagagcagagcaggaggaTGGCTGCCAGCAGCATTTCTAACACCAGTCATCGGAAACAGGTCCAAGGAGGCATCGATATATATCACCTCTTGAAGGCACGGAAATCTAAAGAACAGGAAGGATTCATTAATTTGGAAATGTTGCCCCCTGAGCTAAGCTTTACCATCTTGTCCTACCTGAATGCGACTGACCTCTGCTTAGCTTCATGTGTTTGGCAGGACCTTGCAAATGATGAACTTCTCTGGCAAGG GTTGTGTAAATCCACATGGGGTCACTGTTCCATATATAATAAGAACCCACCTCTAggattttctttcagaaaattgTATATGCAGTTGGATGAAGGCAGCCTCACCTTTAATGCCAACCCAGAGGAG GGAGTGAACTACTTTATGTCCAAGGGTATCCTAGATGATTCACCAAAGGAAATAGCAAAGTTTATCTTCTGTACAAGAACACTAAATTGGAAAAAACTGAGAATCTATCTTgatgaaag GAGAGATGTCTTGGATGACCTTGTAACATTGCATAATTTTAGAAATCAATTCTTGCCCAATGCACTGAGAGAATTTTTTCGTCATATCCATGCCCCCGAAGAGCGTGGGGAGTATCTTGAAACTCTCATAACAAAGTTCTCACATAGATTCTGTGCTTGCAACCCCGATTTAATGCGAGAACTTGGCCTTAGTCCTG atGCTGTCTATGTACTGTGCTACTCTTTGATTCTACTTTCCATTGACCTCACTAGCCCTCACGTGAAGAATAAGATGTCAAAAAGAGAATTTATTCGAAATACCCGTCGTGCTGCTCAAAACATTAGTGAAGATTTTGTAGGGCATCTTTATGACAACATCTACCTTATTGGCCACGTGGCTGCATAA